In a genomic window of Acropora muricata isolate sample 2 chromosome 2, ASM3666990v1, whole genome shotgun sequence:
- the LOC136893894 gene encoding uncharacterized protein has translation MTKFLFVVVLLVCTNLLFSQRGNAITGPQGCGTTSKSKPINIHVHCSAQEKGCGTTSKSKPINIHVHCSPQEKGQKEEKGTPYDCGSPSADKSSAEVQEPSCSAGWVQHGKSCYIVIDIPTAEWSAARRNCLKFGGDLAKIPRDDENQFLYNLTSNQTYRTHGDLFSQGSSNSMPESLIIMPFFVLLSSFPSNFQP, from the exons ATGACGAAGTTCCTTTTCGTCGTAGTTTTGCTGGTTTGCACCAACTTGCTTTTTTCTCAAAGGGGAAATGCAATAACAGGACCGCAG ggTTGTGGAACTACGAGCAAATCCAAGCCAATAAATATACACGTCCACTGCAGTGCCCAAGAGAAG ggTTGTGGAACTACGAGCAAATCCAAGCCAATAAATATACACGTACACTGCAGTCCCCAAGAGAAG GGCCAGAAAGAAGAGAAAGGGACACCGTACGACTGTGGATCACCG AGTGCAGACAAATCCTCCGCGGAAGTCCAAG AACCTTCTTGTTCCGCTGGCTGGGTTCAACATGGAAAGTCGTGTTACATTGTTATCGATATTCCAACCGCGGAGTGGAGCGCTGCGCGACGAAATTGTCTGAAATTTGGAGGAGATCTCGCAAAAATTCCCCGCGACGATGAAAACCAGTTCCTCTACAACCTTACTAGCAATCAGACCTACAGAACTCACGGGGATTTATTTAGCCAAGGCTCCAGTAATTCTATGCCAGAAAGCCTTATAATAATGCcgttttttgttcttctttcttcctttccgTCGAACTTCCAACCGTAA